A stretch of the Drosophila sulfurigaster albostrigata strain 15112-1811.04 chromosome 2L, ASM2355843v2, whole genome shotgun sequence genome encodes the following:
- the LOC133835044 gene encoding ARL14 effector protein: MSARSLRQRPQRKVGEAADDNTGGEADKTKRRGKKKGCYYGNKNTIYDEYGNIRASGLDVCDCMNELCDGCWMECGNCGSTRCGPQCRVNRKFFYESFDHDGKALTIVNKHMTGKM, translated from the coding sequence atgagTGCACGCAGCTTGCGACAGCGGCCACAGCGCAAAGTTGGAGAGGCAGCAGACGATAACACTGGTGGGGAAGCGGATAAGACGAAGCGGAGAGGCAAAAAGAAAGGCTGCTACTACGGCAACAAAAACACCATCTATGATGAATATGGTAATATCAGAGCGTCTGGCTTGGATGTCTGCGATTGCATGAACGAGCTTTGCGATGGCTGCTGGATGGAATGTGGTAATTGTGGCTCCACGCGTTGTGGGCCACAATGTCGTGTGAATCGTAAATTCTTCTATGAAAGCTTTGACCATGACGGCAAGGCTCTAACTATTGTGAACAAGCATATGACTGgcaaaatgtga
- the LOC133835043 gene encoding protein dpy-30 homolog, with protein MEVKVELESSTTPTNTTPTAEATKETSNAAATANSAAQQATTSPAGSVAVSSAAATTTTSNTNANNSNAGGAGGAATTTVSAASSTSAASGQAPPPAKKPNNAATAATTAAAASTAASTTAPIIRSDPSALPTRQYLDQTVAPVLLHGLQTLARERPSDPIKFLAGYLLKHSNGSDEAQASNEAAT; from the coding sequence ATGGAGGTCAAGGTCGAGCTTGAGTCTTCAACGACGCCCACAAATACCACACCCACCGCAGAAGCCACCAAAGAAACCAGCAACGCCGCAGCCACTGCCAACAGTGCTGcacaacaggcaacaacaagtcCGGCGGGAAGCGTCGCCGTTTCATCAGCAGCCgccactacaacaacaagcaataCCAATGCCAATAATAGCAATGCAGGAGGAGCTGGAGGCGCTGCGACCACTACAGTATCAGCAGCATCTAGCACATCAGCAGCCAGTGGACAAGCGCCGCCACCGGCAAAGAAACCAAACAATGcggccacagcagcaacaacagcagcagctgcatcgACAGCAGCATCAACGACAGCACCAATAATACGCAGCGATCCCAGCGCATTGCCAACTCGACAATATTTGGATCAAACAGTGGCGCCCGTGCTGCTCCATGGCCTCCAGACGCTGGCTCGTGAACGTCCCAGCGATCCCATTAAATTCCTGGCCGGGTATCTGCTGAAGCACAGCAATGGCAGCGATGAAGCTCAAGCGAGCAATGAGGCCGCCACATGA